Proteins from a single region of Streptomyces glaucescens:
- a CDS encoding PP2C family protein-serine/threonine phosphatase produces the protein MESVTARDGRGGGRRLRERYPQAARRAVPYRQQVLRVRGRSVAWVPPLVLLAVIALADVNTGADFRIVSWIVLVPGIAAAICGVWGTAVFAVLSVVTYVAVDSLWPDAYQAGLPDFILVTVGGVLATLACVVRVRGQERVLRMQNTADTIRATVLRPLPPGWGGLEHAAVYLPADVEARVGGDFYDIQPGPHGTRVLLGDVQGKGLGAVEMAAALLGTFREAGYHEPELRTVAERLETRVRRHRQHIADMGRGGQDTDRFATAVLLGFPPDTPDAVDLVSFGHEPPLVAGPCGVRVLPPGDGLPLGLGELMTAGAAPPAPPAVRRFPLAAGETLLLTTDGVTEARDGAGAFYPLATAVTRALAADPAAAVPRRLVALVRDGVLRHSRGRLEDDTTMFAVRRGDGGGL, from the coding sequence ATGGAGTCCGTGACCGCGCGCGACGGCCGAGGCGGCGGCCGGCGCCTGCGTGAGCGGTACCCGCAGGCCGCGCGCCGGGCGGTGCCGTACCGGCAGCAGGTGCTGCGGGTGCGCGGGCGCAGTGTCGCCTGGGTGCCGCCGCTGGTGCTGCTGGCGGTGATCGCGCTGGCCGACGTGAACACCGGGGCGGACTTCCGGATCGTCTCCTGGATCGTGCTGGTGCCCGGCATCGCCGCCGCCATCTGCGGGGTGTGGGGCACGGCCGTGTTCGCCGTGCTGTCCGTCGTGACGTACGTCGCCGTGGACAGCCTGTGGCCGGACGCCTACCAGGCCGGGCTGCCCGACTTCATCCTCGTCACCGTGGGCGGCGTCCTCGCCACGCTCGCCTGCGTGGTGCGGGTGCGCGGCCAGGAGCGGGTCCTGCGCATGCAGAACACCGCCGACACCATCCGCGCCACCGTGCTGCGCCCGCTGCCCCCCGGCTGGGGCGGCCTGGAGCACGCGGCCGTCTACCTGCCCGCCGACGTCGAGGCCCGGGTCGGCGGCGACTTCTACGACATCCAGCCCGGCCCGCACGGCACCCGGGTCCTCCTCGGTGACGTGCAGGGCAAGGGCCTGGGCGCGGTGGAGATGGCGGCGGCGCTGCTCGGCACCTTCCGCGAGGCGGGGTACCACGAGCCGGAGCTCAGGACGGTCGCCGAGCGGCTGGAGACCCGGGTGCGCCGGCACCGGCAGCACATCGCCGACATGGGCCGGGGCGGCCAGGACACCGACCGGTTCGCGACGGCGGTGCTGCTCGGCTTCCCGCCGGACACCCCCGACGCGGTGGACCTGGTGAGCTTCGGCCATGAACCGCCGCTCGTCGCGGGCCCGTGCGGGGTGCGCGTCCTGCCGCCCGGCGACGGCCTGCCCCTCGGCCTCGGCGAACTGATGACCGCGGGTGCCGCCCCGCCCGCCCCGCCCGCCGTGCGCCGCTTCCCGCTCGCCGCCGGCGAGACCCTGCTGCTCACCACCGACGGCGTCACCGAGGCCCGGGACGGCGCCGGCGCGTTCTACCCGCTGGCCACGGCGGTGACCCGTGCGCTCGCCGCCGACCCCGCCGCGGCCGTGCCCCGCCGGCTGGTGGCGCTGGTCCGGGACGGGGTGCTGCGCCACAGCCGGGGCCGCCTGGAGGACGACACGACGATGTTCGCGGTGCGGCGCGGCGACGGCGGCGGGCTTTGA
- a CDS encoding helix-turn-helix domain-containing protein — protein MAKRDDPATIGLRVQRLRRERGLTQRQLAEPVYTPAYISTLESGRVRPSDDALRHLAGRLGVAFDELATGRPAHLATGLRLRLTEAQRVLASGATEEAARQYAGLLTEAESHGLPDAEYSALLGLGECALDSGDLTTARERFERAERTLADAPLPARVPALRGRAVAHYLAGELRYAVYLLESTLDELNRGGLHDPDALLLLYATVIGPYMDMGAHARAAQAAEFALALAPRAADPALVARMHRSVARTLLAEGRVAEADASLAKAAEMYRQLQIRTELANCHWMRGYVYAQHGDLERAEAELRSAQGMLSAQRAALYSSQVAVELADVLHRRGRSDEAAALLHGVLGDLSSERGAVHAAAAHRLLGRIAEAARDTETAEEHYVRALSLLERAGAAGDLADLCRLLGDLLRRTGRVEAALDAYRTGLGHRTAPGTTTLGPAPARPPL, from the coding sequence ATGGCGAAGCGCGACGACCCGGCGACCATCGGGCTCAGGGTGCAGCGGCTGCGGCGGGAACGCGGTCTCACCCAGCGGCAGCTGGCGGAACCCGTCTACACCCCCGCCTACATCTCCACCCTGGAGTCCGGCCGCGTCCGCCCCTCCGACGACGCCCTGCGCCACCTCGCCGGCCGCCTCGGCGTCGCCTTCGACGAACTGGCCACCGGCCGCCCCGCCCACCTCGCCACCGGCCTGCGGCTCCGCCTCACCGAGGCACAGCGCGTGCTGGCCTCCGGCGCCACCGAGGAGGCCGCCCGCCAGTACGCCGGGCTCCTCACCGAGGCCGAGAGCCACGGCCTGCCCGACGCCGAGTACAGCGCCCTGCTCGGACTCGGCGAGTGCGCCCTCGACAGCGGTGACCTCACCACCGCCCGCGAACGCTTCGAGCGCGCCGAGCGGACCCTCGCCGACGCCCCGCTGCCCGCCCGTGTCCCCGCCCTGCGCGGCCGGGCCGTCGCCCACTATCTCGCCGGGGAGCTGCGCTACGCCGTCTACCTCCTCGAATCCACCCTCGACGAACTGAACCGCGGCGGCCTCCACGACCCCGACGCCCTGCTCCTGCTCTACGCCACCGTGATCGGCCCGTACATGGACATGGGCGCCCACGCGCGCGCCGCCCAGGCCGCCGAGTTCGCCCTCGCGCTCGCCCCGCGGGCCGCCGACCCGGCCCTCGTCGCCCGGATGCACCGCTCGGTCGCCCGGACCCTGCTCGCCGAGGGCCGGGTCGCCGAGGCGGACGCCTCGCTCGCCAAGGCAGCCGAGATGTACCGCCAGCTCCAGATCCGCACCGAACTCGCCAACTGCCACTGGATGCGCGGCTACGTCTACGCCCAGCACGGCGACCTGGAGCGCGCCGAGGCCGAACTGCGCTCCGCGCAGGGCATGCTCTCCGCCCAGCGCGCCGCCCTCTACAGCAGCCAGGTCGCCGTGGAACTCGCCGACGTCCTCCACCGCCGCGGCAGGTCCGACGAGGCCGCCGCCCTCCTGCACGGCGTCCTCGGCGACCTGTCCTCCGAACGCGGCGCCGTGCACGCCGCCGCCGCCCACCGCCTCCTCGGCCGGATCGCCGAGGCCGCCCGCGACACCGAGACCGCCGAGGAGCACTACGTCCGCGCCCTCAGCCTGCTGGAACGCGCGGGCGCCGCCGGTGACCTGGCCGACCTGTGCCGCCTCCTGGGGGACCTGCTGCGCCGCACCGGCCGGGTCGAGGCCGCCCTCGACGCCTACCGCACCGGACTCGGCCACCGCACCGCCCCCGGCACCACCACCCTCGGCCCGGCACCCGCCCGGCCCCCGCTCTGA
- a CDS encoding GAF and ANTAR domain-containing protein: MRPGSERDGAWAADVIAESVRGVGPGELPRRLCQVATRVLPVCSAGISLSGTGLPVPLGAGDDRAAELLEIQASLGEGPGLEAARTGGPVLVADLDAAADAARWPVFAQQATAAGIRAVFTLPLGDRAGCVGTLDLYRDAPGALTARELHIAHLVAKVVTLALVYLPCGDEDGTRPGGTWLTELAHGHDQVFQAVGMIMARLRVGSDEALARLRARAFAHGRTVLDLAHDVVAQREAFDGE, encoded by the coding sequence GTGCGGCCCGGGAGCGAGCGGGACGGAGCGTGGGCCGCCGACGTGATCGCGGAATCGGTGCGCGGCGTCGGCCCCGGGGAGCTGCCGCGCCGGCTGTGCCAGGTCGCGACGCGGGTACTGCCGGTGTGCTCCGCCGGTATCTCGCTGTCCGGCACGGGCCTGCCGGTGCCGCTGGGCGCCGGGGACGACCGCGCCGCCGAGCTGCTGGAGATCCAGGCCAGCCTGGGGGAGGGCCCCGGCCTGGAGGCCGCCCGGACCGGGGGCCCCGTGCTCGTCGCCGACCTGGACGCGGCGGCGGACGCCGCGCGCTGGCCGGTCTTCGCCCAGCAGGCGACCGCGGCCGGGATCCGGGCCGTGTTCACACTGCCCCTGGGGGACAGGGCGGGATGCGTCGGCACCCTCGACCTGTACCGGGACGCCCCCGGCGCCCTCACCGCCCGTGAGCTGCACATCGCCCACCTCGTCGCCAAGGTGGTGACCCTCGCGCTGGTGTACCTGCCGTGCGGCGACGAGGACGGCACCCGGCCGGGCGGCACCTGGCTGACCGAGCTGGCCCACGGTCACGACCAGGTCTTCCAGGCGGTCGGCATGATCATGGCCCGGCTGCGGGTGGGCTCGGACGAGGCGCTGGCCCGGCTGCGCGCCCGGGCCTTCGCGCACGGCCGTACGGTCCTGGACCTGGCGCACGACGTGGTCGCCCAGCGGGAGGCGTTCGACGGGGAGTAG
- a CDS encoding nucleoside hydrolase translates to MAGQRIPVIIDCDTGVDDALALLFAVRHPGLDLRAVTCVGGNTDVDGVVRNTLTVLEHAGAPNVPVARGAERPLVEPPRSARHVHGEDGMGDLGLPAPTRTAADVDAVTLLRGEILASPRPVTLVPTAPLTNIALLLRTHPEVTRNIERIVFMGGAVACGNATPVAEFNVWHDPEAAAVLLTAGVPLTMYGLDVFQRVVVPGPEIERLRASREPGTRLAGELLAHRPGRPDGDGEDWSGGVGDAGAVCAVVDPEGITTRPLPVEVSLAPGPTRGQTVVDRRPRPGEAEIHGEGRAPNLVDVALDVDVERYVKLYLETVTAG, encoded by the coding sequence GTGGCCGGTCAGCGCATCCCCGTGATCATCGACTGCGACACCGGCGTCGACGACGCCCTGGCCCTGCTGTTCGCCGTCCGGCACCCGGGGCTCGACCTGCGCGCCGTCACCTGCGTCGGCGGGAACACCGACGTGGACGGCGTCGTCCGCAACACCCTGACGGTGCTGGAACACGCGGGCGCACCGAACGTGCCGGTCGCGCGGGGCGCCGAACGGCCCCTCGTCGAACCGCCGCGCTCGGCCCGCCACGTGCACGGCGAGGACGGCATGGGCGACCTCGGGCTGCCCGCCCCCACCAGGACCGCCGCCGACGTGGACGCGGTCACCCTGCTGCGCGGCGAGATCCTCGCCTCCCCCCGCCCGGTGACCCTGGTCCCCACCGCGCCCCTCACCAACATCGCCCTCCTGCTGCGCACGCACCCGGAGGTCACCCGCAACATCGAGCGGATCGTGTTCATGGGCGGCGCGGTGGCCTGCGGGAACGCCACACCGGTCGCCGAGTTCAACGTCTGGCACGATCCGGAGGCGGCGGCCGTCCTGCTGACCGCCGGGGTGCCGCTCACCATGTACGGCCTGGACGTCTTCCAGCGGGTCGTCGTGCCCGGCCCGGAGATCGAGCGGCTGCGGGCGAGCCGGGAGCCCGGCACCCGGCTCGCGGGCGAGCTGCTCGCCCACCGCCCGGGCCGCCCCGACGGGGACGGCGAGGACTGGTCGGGCGGCGTCGGCGACGCGGGCGCGGTGTGCGCGGTCGTCGACCCGGAGGGCATCACCACCCGCCCGCTCCCGGTCGAGGTCTCCCTCGCCCCCGGCCCGACCCGCGGCCAGACCGTCGTCGACCGCCGCCCCCGCCCCGGCGAGGCCGAGATCCACGGCGAGGGCCGCGCCCCAAACCTGGTGGACGTGGCCCTGGACGTGGACGTGGAGCGCTACGTGAAGCTGTACCTGGAGACGGTCACCGCCGGCTGA
- a CDS encoding LAETG motif-containing sortase-dependent surface protein gives MSIARRVTARRLLGTGAAALALCAASASGAWATGTPGGEGWKSGGQYRPGTGAGTETATDRCQFSLDGTDFHDSVQVDDQNLRPTGDGKVHITVRAAADAATCTASLASYLAHGPSFETSGEQVFVDFDTVTVEQGATGTLDIAVPDAGCFAQVDLYRGAVRYDGDLDADDGFEHGELPKGPDRPVIKDKLIAAWNGGTKDCTQSPAPSTSAPAPATSAPVPSPSEPAAPSEPAAPAEDTPGQTPAATAPAAPAATPNGGGEDLAQTGADSSTGLIAGGAAALLAVGAGIVVVTRRKRTARS, from the coding sequence ATGTCCATAGCGAGACGTGTCACCGCGCGACGCCTGCTGGGGACGGGCGCCGCGGCACTCGCCCTGTGCGCCGCCTCCGCATCCGGCGCCTGGGCGACCGGCACGCCCGGCGGCGAAGGCTGGAAGTCCGGCGGCCAGTACCGGCCCGGCACGGGCGCCGGCACGGAGACCGCCACCGACCGCTGCCAGTTCTCCCTCGACGGGACGGACTTCCACGACTCCGTCCAGGTCGACGACCAGAACCTGCGGCCGACCGGTGACGGCAAGGTGCACATCACGGTCCGCGCCGCCGCCGACGCGGCCACCTGCACCGCCTCGCTCGCCTCCTACCTCGCCCACGGGCCGAGCTTCGAGACCTCCGGCGAGCAGGTCTTCGTCGACTTCGACACGGTGACGGTGGAGCAGGGCGCCACCGGCACCCTCGACATCGCGGTCCCCGACGCCGGCTGCTTCGCGCAGGTCGACCTCTACCGGGGCGCGGTCAGATACGACGGCGACCTCGACGCGGACGACGGCTTCGAGCACGGCGAGCTGCCCAAGGGCCCGGACCGCCCGGTCATCAAGGACAAGCTGATCGCGGCCTGGAACGGCGGCACGAAGGACTGCACGCAGTCCCCGGCCCCGTCCACCTCCGCGCCCGCCCCGGCCACCTCGGCCCCGGTCCCGTCGCCGTCCGAGCCGGCCGCCCCGTCCGAGCCGGCGGCCCCGGCCGAGGACACCCCGGGCCAGACCCCGGCGGCCACCGCCCCGGCGGCCCCGGCCGCCACCCCGAACGGCGGCGGCGAGGACCTCGCGCAGACCGGCGCCGACAGCAGCACCGGCCTGATCGCGGGCGGCGCGGCCGCGCTGCTCGCCGTGGGCGCGGGCATCGTCGTGGTGACGCGCAGGAAGCGGACGGCACGTTCCTGA
- a CDS encoding glycoside hydrolase family 13 protein, protein MPDLSPRNPDWWRQAVIYQVYPRSFVDADGDGLGDLKGITQRLGHLAALGVDALWLSPFYPSELADGGYDVADYRDVDPRLGTLDDFDALAAEAHRLGLKVIVDVVPNHTSHRHVWFQEALRAGPGSAARDRYVFRDGRGPHGELPPTDWQSVFGGSAWHRVPDGQWYLHLFAPEQPDLNWENEEVRADFRTTLRFWSDRGVDGFRVDVAHALAKDLGEPLRDLGSPELSDEEYLTEFPPGTHPFFDRDEVHEIYRDWRKILDAYSPPRMAVAEAWVPGPRRVLYARPDELGQAFNFEYLKTRWDADELRRVITGSLADARAAGASATWVLSNHDVVRHASRLMLPPGTDVDAWLLSGGHAPAVDRDAGLRRARAATLLMLALPGSSYLYQGEELGLPEVADLPTAVLQDPIWEQTGHVRKGRDGCRVPLPWTTTGPSYGFGAGGAWLPQPESFARCAVQAQDGVEGSTLELYRSALKLRRKLLDGEELTWLEDTPPGVLAFSRTDGWRCVANLSGAPVPLPAGEPLLASTPLPERGVLPPDTTVWLG, encoded by the coding sequence GTGCCCGACCTCTCCCCCAGGAACCCCGACTGGTGGCGCCAGGCCGTCATCTACCAGGTCTACCCCCGCAGCTTCGTCGACGCGGACGGCGACGGGCTCGGTGACCTCAAGGGCATCACCCAGCGGCTCGGCCACCTCGCCGCGCTCGGCGTCGACGCGCTGTGGCTGAGCCCCTTCTACCCCTCCGAACTCGCCGACGGCGGCTACGACGTCGCCGACTACCGGGATGTCGACCCGCGGCTCGGCACGCTCGACGACTTCGACGCGCTGGCCGCCGAGGCCCACCGGCTGGGCCTGAAGGTCATCGTCGACGTCGTGCCGAACCACACCTCGCACCGCCACGTGTGGTTCCAGGAGGCGCTGCGCGCCGGCCCCGGATCGGCCGCCCGCGACCGGTACGTGTTCCGTGACGGACGGGGCCCGCACGGGGAACTCCCGCCCACCGACTGGCAGTCCGTGTTCGGCGGCAGTGCCTGGCACCGGGTCCCCGACGGCCAGTGGTACCTCCACCTGTTCGCCCCCGAGCAGCCCGACCTCAACTGGGAGAACGAGGAGGTCCGCGCCGACTTCCGCACCACCCTGAGGTTCTGGTCCGACCGGGGCGTCGACGGCTTCCGCGTCGACGTCGCGCACGCCCTCGCGAAGGACCTCGGCGAGCCGCTGCGCGATCTCGGCTCGCCGGAGCTGAGCGACGAGGAGTACCTGACCGAGTTCCCGCCCGGCACCCACCCCTTCTTCGACCGCGACGAGGTCCACGAGATCTACCGCGACTGGCGCAAGATCCTCGACGCCTACTCCCCGCCCCGCATGGCCGTCGCCGAGGCCTGGGTGCCGGGTCCGCGCCGGGTGCTGTACGCCCGCCCGGACGAACTCGGCCAGGCCTTCAACTTCGAGTACCTGAAGACCCGCTGGGACGCCGACGAACTGCGGCGCGTCATCACCGGCTCGCTCGCCGACGCCCGCGCCGCGGGCGCCTCCGCCACCTGGGTGCTGTCCAACCACGACGTGGTGCGGCACGCCTCCCGGCTGATGCTGCCGCCCGGCACCGACGTCGACGCCTGGCTGCTCTCCGGCGGCCACGCCCCGGCCGTCGACCGGGACGCCGGGCTGCGCCGGGCCCGCGCCGCGACCCTGCTGATGCTGGCGCTTCCCGGGTCGTCGTACCTCTACCAGGGCGAGGAGCTCGGCCTGCCGGAGGTCGCCGACCTGCCCACCGCCGTCCTCCAGGACCCGATCTGGGAGCAGACCGGGCACGTCCGCAAGGGCCGCGACGGCTGCCGGGTGCCGCTGCCGTGGACCACCACGGGGCCGTCGTACGGCTTCGGCGCGGGCGGCGCCTGGCTGCCGCAGCCGGAGTCCTTCGCGCGCTGTGCCGTCCAGGCGCAGGACGGGGTGGAGGGCTCCACGCTGGAGCTGTACCGCAGCGCCCTGAAGCTGCGGCGCAAGCTGCTGGACGGCGAGGAGCTGACCTGGCTGGAGGACACCCCGCCGGGCGTCCTGGCGTTCTCCCGCACGGACGGCTGGCGCTGTGTGGCCAACCTGTCCGGCGCGCCCGTGCCGCTGCCCGCCGGGGAACCCCTCCTCGCCAGCACGCCCCTCCCGGAGCGCGGGGTGCTTCCCCCGGACACCACCGTCTGGCTCGGCTGA